CGCAGCAGCTCCGACTGGCCAAGCCCACGCTCCAAGTGCCTCTGGCCGAACGCTGGTAAGGCCCGCGAACACTTGAAAGCACGCCGCATTTATCATCTCCTTCGTCTCGCTGACGACTGTCGCAATTTCCGGGTGACTTTCAGGTACGAGGTGATGCAGTTCTGCTGGCTCCCGCCTGATCAGAGGCCCAATGCCGAGGAAGTGCACTTGCTGTTGAGCTATCTGTGCGCTAAGGGGGCCAGCGAGGCCGAGGAGGACTTCGAGAGGCGCTGGAACTCCATGCGTCCCGGTGCCGGACACAACATCCGTCGCGGCCCCCCACCGACGACTCGCCTGCAACCCTCGTCCGCCTCGTCGTCTTTCCCTCTCCTCCAGCAGTTCTCACCTGCCGACGGGTACCGCTCCGAGTCCGGGGATGACGTTTTGACCATCACTGAGACGAGCCACGGCCTGAACTTTGAGTACAGGTGGGAGCAGGCCGGGGCGGAAGAGTCCCACAGAGGCCCAGACTCCTCAAGTGCCCTCAGTCATGTCAACCGTCATGAAGCGTTTTATCCTCCAGCGGGCATTGTGGGAGGCTGCCCCTTGGAGAGCCTGAACCATGCCGCTTCTCCCTCTTACTACCAGCCGAAACATCTACATGCTCCAGGTGTACTTCCTGTCTTCAGTGCCCATAGCCCATCAGTCAACACTGAGTTCTACATCCGCATCGAAGAACCAGTGGACTGTAACATTGAGCCCGACTACACGCTTTGCTCTTACAGCCCAGACTACCAGAGCAGTGGGAGCGCCGACTGGGGCGACCGTATGGTCTGTCCGTCACAGGCTAAGGACTGCGAAGCCTACTGGTCAGCAGATATCCACAACGTTGACGTCTATGACTCCAATGACTCAAGTCCTGCCATCTCCCTAACAATGGAGCCCCTCTTAGGACAGGTGTGTGACAACAGTCCCCTACGACCCTGGGAGTCCAGTCACTATGTGTCCTACAAAGACCGAGATGGAGGTTACTATTACGAGCACTCCCCGCCTGTGGACTTAGACCACTATCTAATGGGAGGTGAGCCGGACAGTGAGCATCTGCAAGAAAGCTGGGGGTCAAGGAGCCTTCGGCAGGCATTGGGCGAGCTGGAGAACCCGGTGGGAATACCCCCTTGTGTTAACAGTCCATCTGAACAGGTCTACAGAGACTCATACCTGGACCTGGACACAAGTCACTCCTCCATCATCGGTCAGACTGTGACCGGAGGCTACTACGACACGATGGGCTCCCTGAGGGAGACCGTGCCGAGTCACAGCAGGCACGGCTCGGTCAGCATTAACATGGAGACCGGGAGGGCGCTCTTCATGGGGCACAGGGAGAGCGATTCAggggaggatgaagaggaggacaTATTCATGGAGAGGCGCACGTGCAACACTTGGCCTTCAAAACATTGCCACGGAAGCGTCGGCAATCGAAGACGAGCGAGTCAGAGTTGCAGACAAGAAGCCTATGTGGACTTTCACTACACCGTGCCAAGTACAGACATTGAAGACACCTGGCCGGAGGAGCTCGGCACGCAATACCACAGCCTGCCCAAGGGTGTCGGCTACCTGGAAGCCCGCCAGgctaaaaacaacagcagctgtCTGAGTCGACACCCCGCCGTAGTGTCCCCGGACCGCCACGATGCTTCGGTGTATTTGTGCCACCGGTGCGACACCCACGTGGCGCCGCCAAGAGAGTACTGCCACTCGCACTTCGTCGATCCGCTCACTGGCTTGCTGGTGAGTAACAACTACAGCTACAACCGCAACAAAGTCACGGACATCCCAAACAGTGACGAGGTGATCGATCTCTCGCCAGCACCAGGAGGTCCAGTTGTGTCCAAACCTGCCTCAATCAAGCCCGACGGCGGCAGAGAGCAATACGTGGATCTTAGAGCAGATGAAGTGATGAAGCAGGACATCATCAAAGAACATCCTCTCATGACCGAGTCCAACGTGGAAGAGATGGTCCAGAGTCCTCCGCCGCCCGCAGACAACTTGCACGTGATGGCGGTCCTCAAGGATCTGCAGTCAGAGACGAGTCAAGCAGGAGATAGCGGTCACGACCAAGGCGGCTCCAGCGTTAGCCTCGCAGACATCCTCGACTGCGGCGACAACGAAAACGATGACATCGCCGATGACATCGCTGATATCGCTTCAGGAATCTTTGCAGACGAGTCCGGTGAACTGAGCGCTTCTCCTTCCTTCAAGTCGCTCCAGAAGCAGGTAGGAATTCCGGATTCCACCGAGTCCACAGAGCTACCGTCTGTTGCCGGGTCCTGTTCCCCCAAAGCCATGGACAGTGGCTATGACACGGAAAATAACGAGAGTCCCGAGTTTGTCCCAAAAGAACCTCATGAAGCCAAAGACCAAGCTGTGCCTCTGGCAGCCGTTCACACGAGGCTGGAGGAGGACCTTGGTGTCGTTGCCCAGGAGGAGGACTTGTCGTTAAAGTCATGCCAACACACCTTCTCACCACTGAGCCAAGAGACACCATACAGGGACTCGGCTTACTTCTCCGACTACGAGAACGAACGCCAGGTGAGGAACGAGAAGGAGGAAGTGCATCGGCCAGAAGAGGGTTGTGAGAATGAAGATGAAGAAGCCCTGGAAGCCACTGTGATGATTCCAGCGAGGGAACATGGAGAACATTGTTTGCCAGAACTAAGTGGAGCATACGAAACAGAAGACTGTGATCATGATGACTTGCTGAATGGTTCAACGGCAGAAGGGAGCCTGGATGAGTGGCCTTCTCAGGAGGAGAGCTCGTCTCTTGAAGACTGGGCAGCAGAGGTGGTGGGAGCCATGGAGAAGGCTCTCGACGCCCTGAATGGAGAACATAGGTCCACCGGCATGTCAacggagaaagaaagagaagaggggCCAGTTAAGAACAAGCCATCAGGGCCGGAGGTGTTGCACATCTTACCCAAGGATGAGGTCGCCTTGCAGCAGGCAGTTCGTTCCAGAAGGTCATCTTTGTCTTCTCCTCCGCCTCAGCCAGCTCCGGCAGAAGGTTCTCCTCTGGACGGGGAGGAGGCGGACAAAGAGGACGGCGACTCGGACGACAGCGACGCGTCGGACGACGAGCCGCGGCCCTTCGGCGTCCAGGAGGAGGAAAGCGAGGATGAGTGCCACCCGGTGCCCATCGTGGTGAGTGACGACAGCCACGCCCGCACCCTGCGAGGCCTCCTCAAGGCACCCACCATGCTGAAGATACAGGAGGAACTGGAACGCAAGAAGAGGAACGTGTCCTTCTTCGATGACGTCACCGTCTATCTCTTCGATCAGGTGATCACACGTTAGCAGCAGAGGTGGGAGACTCCAGTCAGACTAAAGTCGCCAATTTCAGGGCTTGGgacttccatctatccattttcctcacgcgggtcgcgggcgtgccgtagccaatcccagctatcttcgggcgagaggcggggtacgccccgaaccggtcgcccgccaatcgcagggcacataggagcaaacaaccattggcactcccattcacacctacgggcactttagagtcttcaatcaaccgagcaCGCGTGtcttcgggatgtgggaggaaaccggagtgcctgcgTGGCACatgggcggggccgggattggaatcccggtccccagaactgcgaggcagatgtgctaaccagtcagtcgtCCATTGTGACGGCGGCTCGGGACTTGCTTGGGTTAAAACTCATAAAAGCCTCGACTTGAACTACGTGTTAGCGGAAGTCATTTGCTTTTGAGTTAGTTTTTCTGTTAAAGAAAAGTTATTTCTTGCAGCGGGCAAGCAAGGCCACTACATGGTCtacctcgcagttctgaggtttgaggTTGGAATCTCTGCTCCGTCcttcctgggtggagtttgcctgGGTTTTTTCCTCCAACTCTGACTTCATCCCACgtgcccaaaacatgcatgctaggttcattaaaaacgttttattgtccataggtgtgaatgtttgtgtgccctgtgattggccggcgaccagtccaggggaTAGGCCTCAGCTCACCCACGACGTCAATGAcgtgactcgacttgcttgattgatttattgtatttatgtatttcccCACACAGTAACTTGGGCCTTGCTTGAATCTTGAAGGTTGAGACTTAGTTGCAACTTACTCCCACCTGAAACTAGCAGCGTCCGTGACCACAGCCGCTTGTAATCTCACCAAAACATCAGGAACAGCTGGCGTTTCTAACGTGAAAACTTCGTGTTCCAGGAGAGTCCCACCGAGGAGCTGACTGCACACGGACTCCCTTTGGCCGTAGAAGGTCCGGGCAGCAAATCTCCCGAGAGGGTCAGCGCGTCTGACGACTCCTCAGACGGAAACATCTCCGAAGAGAGTGAGCCGGACATTCCCAAGTGCGAGGTTTTCTTGGAAGACGTCGTTCTCAACAGCCCTTCTCGTGTCAGGTGCAGGCTTCGAGTGGGAAGACGACTTCCCTCTGCTCCCGCTACCGACATCCTCGGCCGGCGAGCCTCAGGGGACCGAGTCGGCCGCCCGGTTCTCCCGCTTCACCGTGTCGCCCTCCGGCGCGTCCCGGTTCTCCATCACGCACGTCTCCGACTCGGACACGGACTCTGCGGGAGGTGAGGACCGAAAAAGCTCAAGGCCAACTTATGATGCGACAGGCTCGCGGAAAGTTGCGTAGTAATTATGATGAAGCCGTTCGGAACCTCGAAACCAGCGCCCGCTACTCGATCACGCACGGAGCGGCAACAGATACGCCCTCGGCAAACAACGATGCGCACGTGCATGGGTTCTCTCCGCTCtgtggggaaaaacaaacattgaaagGGCAAAACGTGGTTCTGGACTACGCTGAAGGGGCCTCTCCTCTTCTGGCTTTGAATTACACTGCAtgtcttccagtagagctcagtgctgcctggcacgTTGCGGCACAATTTGGTACGACGCTGAAGGTGCGCAACTCTCAATTGGGACTCGCTTGCCATATGTTGGATGGAAATGAGCTCCCAGGGGTGCTGCGATCCAGCACAAAGCGTATTTTCTTCCTCGTTTATATCATTGGCGTATAATCCCCACCGAATCAACTAAACCAACCAACCTCTGCCTGTGTTTACTCGGCAGGAAGCAGCGAGGATGGAGATAAAGAGTGACGGACGGACGCTTACGAACAAAGTGGGAATATTCTTCCTACTGCAGGCGCAAAGGAGGGAAACTCCACTTGATGAAAAACAAGACCGGTACTCTCGAAGCGTCCCATTTCGACTTTTTAGAGGTTTGAGACCGAAGATTACAAGGTCACGTACATTTCAGAGACGAACGAGCTGAAGACGGACATTTAAAGATCGATGTATTCTGTGCATGCACGAAAACGAGGACGGTTCTACGGCGACCAAAAGACGGACGCGTTTGCTTAGAAAATGACTTGATGTGTTCATCGTCGTGTATTTTTAAGTTCCGTCCACCTTCTCCTGGTTTGCTTCAAGTCTGCAAAGTATACGGGAACCACGGCAGAGGTTTTCCGTGAAGGATGCAACGCTACGAACGCCTGTCAGTCAAAGTGAACAATTCTGACCGCAGTCTTCTGATGAACCAATGAAGTTGAAACGTCCGctgacgatgacgatgacgagATGACAATTAGTCCCGCCGATTGAACTGCCGCGCAGCAACGCCAACGAGCTGACGACGATAACCGTAATAATCGTGATCCTAATCATCGTCACGTGATTGCTGGGGTCCGATTCGGGGGCGCGTCCTTTAATCAAACCTTGACATATTTCCTGCTGTTTATTTCGCCTTTCTTTTAAGTAAGGCAAACGAGAACACCTTCTCATTTGAAATGTCGACCTGGCAAATATCAACGTCAAGCAATCGCAAGATTTGTTGGATTAAGTGAGGCATTTTTTGAAATCGACAAACAAAGATATACAGAgctaacattttttaattggttaattataagATTAGAACATGAGAATAAATGATTGGATTATTGAAATGAACCTTTACATATTTTACGTGACTTTATCTAATTCAATAATGACttcatttattaattgtaattaCATTGAAAATTGTAACATAAATAACTTCAAATATAGATTCGACAAtttgtaattacagtatttgattCAGTAATTGGTTCATTAATGATCAATCGATTCGGTCTGAATAATACAAGTTAAAAAATGAGAATCAATGTAAATAATATTTTCTGTCCAGACGTCACGCGTCCTCGTGAAAGTTGGCCCACCCGCCGCCGTCACTGTGCAAATTCAAcggtggcccttgagcacaaccGCTTTCTGTAGTTTGTCCGCTCGGTGACGACGCATCGCGCGTCTTGTGTTTTTGGGATCTTTCAAACCTCGCCATTTGCTTTTATGGGCATTCTTCTTCGAGCGCTACCTACCGCCGGAGACGAAGACGGCGTCTCGGAAGAGCCGGCGACACTCTGATTGACCGCGGACCGGTCGGCGAAGAAGTCGATCGCGCTCCGCTTGCGTCGTTGACGACATCTTTAGGAAATTGTTCCCAAACACTCTGCGCTCTCGTCACACGTGTGTACGTACCTTCtagccaaaaacaaaacaaataaagtcTCTCTTACACATCGCAAcgtatgtatttgtttatttagcgTGCTAGCCAGCAGGCTAATAATGCTCCAAAACAAACACGACCCGATTAGCAGTCGGTTTGTTTCATAAACGGCGCTAGTGAGCTACGCGCGGTTAGCGCATACAGTCGCTGAGCATTTTGGCCACGCCCCTCGCGCATCTTCGTGTCTTTGAtgctttgtgacatttttctctttGGAAACCTTTGCAAGAGTTTGGAGTCCCGCTCCTACTTGAGTCTTACTCATACTCGTCTTTGTGGCCTCCCTTTTTTGCGACTATATAAGTAAGTCATGTATTTACACACCCATCGATGTGAAGTCAATAGAGAAGAGGAATCATGCTTGCTTGATTACAGACGTGTGCGTATATGGGTCGTTTTCATATCActgatcaataacagtaaagacgtGGCCCACTGAATATCCTTTTGAAATCAATCTATTTTACTGATAGGAGTACAATTTGCAGTCGTTGTAATTCAAAGGGTAATAAATGtttctcagaaaaaaagaattgtcgAAAGTAATACTTTTCAAACTCTTGGTGCCTAAATATCTTTACCGTTAGGTGTCCCAAATGATTTGCAGCGCTTTCTGAAGCTACTCGTCCCATTTTTGAAGATGCCTGCTTTTTCTCCCATTTCCTatgcaaaataacacaaatgcatcttagtggtTTGCTTGTTTCCCGATGTCACTggagctgtctttaccgttaatggcGCTCAAGGGAGCCTCATTACGTGTGACTGCAATACTCGGATCTTAAGTGCCAGTCTGAGACCCATTTTGCATTCGCACGATGGCAAAATCACGGCTGTTATTTCTAAGATACGAATGTCAAAATGTGGCAACTATTGCTCGTCTTTGCCGTCGTTACGATGTTGAATGAGTAGTTCGGATCATCGATGCACTTGTACCCGAGTTTGAAGGGAAACgcgtgtgagttttttttttgtcttcaccgTTGTCCACTGTTGTCTTTGCGGTTACGCAAGGGGGTGTATTTCCGTGGGCCGCCGCCATCTGATCCGTCACTAAGTATTGCCGTTACGAGCCAgccgtccattttcttccatttatcCGTGGTCTGGTCCCGGCGGCAGCGGCTCGAGCGGGGAAGCCCAGACCCGTGGCCCTGTCCCCAGCCGCTCGgcccagctcttccggggagaccccgaggcgttcccgggtcgtcaccggggaggcgtccggggggGCTCCCTGATCCGATGCCCGAGCCGGcccctctcgatgcggaggagcagcggctctactcttcagctcctcccggatgaccgagcttctcacccgttgtctaagggagagcccggacaccctgcggaggaaaggcatttcggccgctcgtatccgggatctcgttcttcgGGTCCCGACCCGTGGCTCGTGACCACGGGTCAGGGtaggaacggagatcgaccgCTAAATggagagcttcgtctttcggcttTGCTCCTCCCCCGCCGCGACGGACCGATACGAAGCCCGCGGCGtcgcagacgccgcaccgatccgtctgtcgatctcccgttccgttcgtTCCTCACTTGTGAACGTGGGAGACATTTACCGAAGGAAAACCAAGGCAGCATCAAAAAATTGCTGAAttaggatttttgttttgtttttgttctatgaaaatgacccatgtaCGGTATGAATATTAACATATATGTAGAATGAATATTAGCCCGTATGTATATAGTTTGGACATTCCGTTCATCGTCGGGGAGCATGGAGTCGACTTCGAGCTGTCAGCTGTCCGACTTTGTGGACGAAAAGACGAGCTGGACCGGACGGCAAGTCCGGCGGCTGCTCCGGGAGGCGCTCCTGATCCATCGCGCGGACGTGGACCGGGTGCGCTCGTTCTGGGCCGACGAGTTCGGCCAGCTGCAGCGGGCCCGGGACGAGGCCGCGGCGGCGGCGCTGAAGGCGGCCGACGACGAGTGGCGCCGGCTGTGGGCGCGGCGCGAAGACGACATTTCCCGGGACCACCTGACCATGAGGGAAAGCGTACGGCTCCACGTGGAGAACCACTGGGACAACATGGAGTGGCATCTGGACCGAACCGTGGACGAGTGCGACGAGGAACTGCGCGGCGTCAAGGCCGCCATGGAGCAGAAGGTACGGACGCAAAGACCTCGTGTCTGGAACACTGCTACTACTGTGCAATACTAccacacttttccattttttatctCCTGGcttagtatattttttttttcgaccCGTGCCAACCGGTCGGCCGCCTTCAGTCTTGATGactgaagaaaaaacattttcacccgGGGCAAATGAGCAGAGGTGCTCGAGCACCACTTGGGCTCTATGTGTGCACGTCTCTAACTAACGAAGTGACTGGCTGACTGACTAACCGCGGGCTTTTCCCTCCGGAAGGttgaggagaaggaggagcagCTGACCCAGCTGCAGGAGATCCACGCCAACGTGGCGGCCAGcctggaggagaaggaggagcagATGAGCCAAGTCAAAGActtcctgctcctcctcaaGTCCGGcctggaggagaaggaggagcagAAGCGCCGGCTGAACCGGCTCCTGCGCTCCGTCTCCAGCCAGCTCCAGCGGGAGCGGCTGGAGAGCGCGCGGTGGAAGCGGCGCGCCGACGAGCTCGGCGAGCGTCTGGAGGCCGGCGCCCGGGCCGGGGAGGAGGCGCTCCTCAAACGCGTCGACAACGTCGAGGGCCTCGTCAAAGGCTTCGTGGGACAGAACGCCCGCTTTACGGTCGGTCAGGCCCTCGGCTCCTCCGCGCAGCGATTGCTCGACGGGCGGCACGGTCGCGCCAGTGGTTTGCGCCGCTGCGTCGCACTTCCGAGGTTCCGGCTTCGAATCTCGGAACAATGCTAATCATCAATAGAATCCTTCGAGGCGTTCGCTGCCGTTGACGacttttgaagtcaaatatttttaagcaatgtCTCACTtcaatcgccttactttacttTGAGAAAAAAGGATAAATAGACTGAAAACAAATGGGCTGAGTAAAACATGGAGACAGATAAACAATACTCACGagcatatacatttttttgctcTATGAAGAATGACAGCATGTTACTGAGCCGCTTACAGCAGTTGCGAAACTTTCCCCCCTtagtttgtctgcatgactctattatactgccccccggtggccaatgtgggcacaccagaaggagcagcccaATGAATTGGACTGCAGCATGAAATAAtcatgtttaattctttacattggaAGGATGGGTGAAtgttatttgtcttttgttaaagAAAGTACAATATGTGTGAGTGATATTTttctgtattaaaaacaaaagatttttttttggcggCTGGAACGCATTAATGGCACtgccattaatttcaatggggaaactcgtatctcaaggcagttAGCATGTTTGCATGCGATCACGTGGCTTTGCTCGCATGTTGGCTTCATTTTAGAAAATGAAGAAATTGTCGAATGCGATCGGGAACGTTCGTATTTCT
The sequence above is a segment of the Phycodurus eques isolate BA_2022a chromosome 19, UOR_Pequ_1.1, whole genome shotgun sequence genome. Coding sequences within it:
- the aatkb gene encoding serine/threonine-protein kinase LMTK1 isoform X3, which codes for MSMRMGMKMLTALTCAALCTRTAAIGAGAAVSGDRPSAWSWASSAWASAWGAAALLFLLLACLCCKKGGRAPFKELRNVPDGEAYHASTPASPASRAGPDVYVLPLAGREAPAAHRQKGADLSRQSLLYLKEIGNGWFGKVLLGEVSENLRTNQVVVKELKASAGVKEQMHFLEEVQPYRALQHSALLQCLAQCTDVTPFLLVMEFCPLGDVKAYLRSSDRADGVAVPEPLTLQRMACDIASGLTHLHTHNFTHSDLALRNCLLTADVTVKIGDYGLSHTKYKDDYLVTNDQTYVPLRWIAPELVDDLRGNLLVAKQTQQSNIWSLGVSIWELLELGKQPYSHYSDQQVLSYAVRAQQLRLAKPTLQVPLAERWYEVMQFCWLPPDQRPNAEEVHLLLSYLCAKGASEAEEDFERRWNSMRPGAGHNIRRGPPPTTRLQPSSASSSFPLLQQFSPADGYRSESGDDVLTITETSHGLNFEYRWEQAGAEESHRGPDSSSALSHVNRHEAFYPPAGIVGGCPLESLNHAASPSYYQPKHLHAPGVLPVFSAHSPSVNTEFYIRIEEPVDCNIEPDYTLCSYSPDYQSSGSADWGDRMVCPSQAKDCEAYWSADIHNVDVYDSNDSSPAISLTMEPLLGQVCDNSPLRPWESSHYVSYKDRDGGYYYEHSPPVDLDHYLMGGEPDSEHLQESWGSRSLRQALGELENPVGIPPCVNSPSEQVYRDSYLDLDTSHSSIIGQTVTGGYYDTMGSLRETVPSHSRHGSVSINMETGRALFMGHRESDSGEDEEEDIFMERRTCNTWPSKHCHGSVGNRRRASQSCRQEAYVDFHYTVPSTDIEDTWPEELGTQYHSLPKGVGYLEARQAKNNSSCLSRHPAVVSPDRHDASVYLCHRCDTHVAPPREYCHSHFVDPLTGLLVSNNYSYNRNKVTDIPNSDEVIDLSPAPGGPVVSKPASIKPDGGREQYVDLRADEVMKQDIIKEHPLMTESNVEEMVQSPPPPADNLHVMAVLKDLQSETSQAGDSGHDQGGSSVSLADILDCGDNENDDIADDIADIASGIFADESGELSASPSFKSLQKQVGIPDSTESTELPSVAGSCSPKAMDSGYDTENNESPEFVPKEPHEAKDQAVPLAAVHTRLEEDLGVVAQEEDLSLKSCQHTFSPLSQETPYRDSAYFSDYENERQVRNEKEEVHRPEEGCENEDEEALEATVMIPAREHGEHCLPELSGAYETEDCDHDDLLNGSTAEGSLDEWPSQEESSSLEDWAAEVVGAMEKALDALNGEHRSTGMSTEKEREEGPVKNKPSGPEPAPAEGSPLDGEEADKEDGDSDDSDASDDEPRPFGVQEEESEDECHPVPIVVSDDSHARTLRGLLKAPTMLKIQEELERKKRNVSFFDDVTVYLFDQESPTEELTAHGLPLAVEGPGSKSPERVSASDDSSDGNISEESAGFEWEDDFPLLPLPTSSAGEPQGTESAARFSRFTVSPSGASRFSITHVSDSDTDSAGGSSEDGDKE
- the aatkb gene encoding serine/threonine-protein kinase LMTK1 isoform X1 — translated: MSMRMGMKMLTALTCAALCTRTAAIGAGAAVSGDRPSAWSWASSAWASAWGAAALLFLLLACLCCKKGGRAPFKELRNVPDGEAYHASTPASPASRAGPDVYVLPLAGREAPAAHRQKGADLSRQSLLYLKEIGNGWFGKVLLGEVSENLRTNQVVVKELKASAGVKEQMHFLEEVQPYRALQHSALLQCLAQCTDVTPFLLVMEFCPLGDVKAYLRSSDRADGVAVPEPLTLQRMACDIASGLTHLHTHNFTHSDLALRNCLLTADVTVKIGDYGLSHTKYKDDYLVTNDQTYVPLRWIAPELVDDLRGNLLVAKQTQQSNIWSLGVSIWELLELGKQPYSHYSDQQVLSYAVRAQQLRLAKPTLQVPLAERWYEVMQFCWLPPDQRPNAEEVHLLLSYLCAKGASEAEEDFERRWNSMRPGAGHNIRRGPPPTTRLQPSSASSSFPLLQQFSPADGYRSESGDDVLTITETSHGLNFEYRWEQAGAEESHRGPDSSSALSHVNRHEAFYPPAGIVGGCPLESLNHAASPSYYQPKHLHAPGVLPVFSAHSPSVNTEFYIRIEEPVDCNIEPDYTLCSYSPDYQSSGSADWGDRMVCPSQAKDCEAYWSADIHNVDVYDSNDSSPAISLTMEPLLGQVCDNSPLRPWESSHYVSYKDRDGGYYYEHSPPVDLDHYLMGGEPDSEHLQESWGSRSLRQALGELENPVGIPPCVNSPSEQVYRDSYLDLDTSHSSIIGQTVTGGYYDTMGSLRETVPSHSRHGSVSINMETGRALFMGHRESDSGEDEEEDIFMERRTCNTWPSKHCHGSVGNRRRASQSCRQEAYVDFHYTVPSTDIEDTWPEELGTQYHSLPKGVGYLEARQAKNNSSCLSRHPAVVSPDRHDASVYLCHRCDTHVAPPREYCHSHFVDPLTGLLVSNNYSYNRNKVTDIPNSDEVIDLSPAPGGPVVSKPASIKPDGGREQYVDLRADEVMKQDIIKEHPLMTESNVEEMVQSPPPPADNLHVMAVLKDLQSETSQAGDSGHDQGGSSVSLADILDCGDNENDDIADDIADIASGIFADESGELSASPSFKSLQKQVGIPDSTESTELPSVAGSCSPKAMDSGYDTENNESPEFVPKEPHEAKDQAVPLAAVHTRLEEDLGVVAQEEDLSLKSCQHTFSPLSQETPYRDSAYFSDYENERQVRNEKEEVHRPEEGCENEDEEALEATVMIPAREHGEHCLPELSGAYETEDCDHDDLLNGSTAEGSLDEWPSQEESSSLEDWAAEVVGAMEKALDALNGEHRSTGMSTEKEREEGPVKNKPSGPEVLHILPKDEVALQQAVRSRRSSLSSPPPQPAPAEGSPLDGEEADKEDGDSDDSDASDDEPRPFGVQEEESEDECHPVPIVVSDDSHARTLRGLLKAPTMLKIQEELERKKRNVSFFDDVTVYLFDQESPTEELTAHGLPLAVEGPGSKSPERVSASDDSSDGNISEESAGFEWEDDFPLLPLPTSSAGEPQGTESAARFSRFTVSPSGASRFSITHVSDSDTDSAGGSSEDGDKE
- the aatkb gene encoding serine/threonine-protein kinase LMTK1 isoform X2, encoding MSMRMGMKMLTALTCAALCTRTAAIGAGAAVSGDRPSAWSWASSAWASAWGAAALLFLLLACLCCKKGGRAPFKELRNVPDGEAYHASTPASPASRAGPDVYVLPLAGREAPAAHRQKGADLSRQSLLYLKEIGNGWFGKVSENLRTNQVVVKELKASAGVKEQMHFLEEVQPYRALQHSALLQCLAQCTDVTPFLLVMEFCPLGDVKAYLRSSDRADGVAVPEPLTLQRMACDIASGLTHLHTHNFTHSDLALRNCLLTADVTVKIGDYGLSHTKYKDDYLVTNDQTYVPLRWIAPELVDDLRGNLLVAKQTQQSNIWSLGVSIWELLELGKQPYSHYSDQQVLSYAVRAQQLRLAKPTLQVPLAERWYEVMQFCWLPPDQRPNAEEVHLLLSYLCAKGASEAEEDFERRWNSMRPGAGHNIRRGPPPTTRLQPSSASSSFPLLQQFSPADGYRSESGDDVLTITETSHGLNFEYRWEQAGAEESHRGPDSSSALSHVNRHEAFYPPAGIVGGCPLESLNHAASPSYYQPKHLHAPGVLPVFSAHSPSVNTEFYIRIEEPVDCNIEPDYTLCSYSPDYQSSGSADWGDRMVCPSQAKDCEAYWSADIHNVDVYDSNDSSPAISLTMEPLLGQVCDNSPLRPWESSHYVSYKDRDGGYYYEHSPPVDLDHYLMGGEPDSEHLQESWGSRSLRQALGELENPVGIPPCVNSPSEQVYRDSYLDLDTSHSSIIGQTVTGGYYDTMGSLRETVPSHSRHGSVSINMETGRALFMGHRESDSGEDEEEDIFMERRTCNTWPSKHCHGSVGNRRRASQSCRQEAYVDFHYTVPSTDIEDTWPEELGTQYHSLPKGVGYLEARQAKNNSSCLSRHPAVVSPDRHDASVYLCHRCDTHVAPPREYCHSHFVDPLTGLLVSNNYSYNRNKVTDIPNSDEVIDLSPAPGGPVVSKPASIKPDGGREQYVDLRADEVMKQDIIKEHPLMTESNVEEMVQSPPPPADNLHVMAVLKDLQSETSQAGDSGHDQGGSSVSLADILDCGDNENDDIADDIADIASGIFADESGELSASPSFKSLQKQVGIPDSTESTELPSVAGSCSPKAMDSGYDTENNESPEFVPKEPHEAKDQAVPLAAVHTRLEEDLGVVAQEEDLSLKSCQHTFSPLSQETPYRDSAYFSDYENERQVRNEKEEVHRPEEGCENEDEEALEATVMIPAREHGEHCLPELSGAYETEDCDHDDLLNGSTAEGSLDEWPSQEESSSLEDWAAEVVGAMEKALDALNGEHRSTGMSTEKEREEGPVKNKPSGPEVLHILPKDEVALQQAVRSRRSSLSSPPPQPAPAEGSPLDGEEADKEDGDSDDSDASDDEPRPFGVQEEESEDECHPVPIVVSDDSHARTLRGLLKAPTMLKIQEELERKKRNVSFFDDVTVYLFDQESPTEELTAHGLPLAVEGPGSKSPERVSASDDSSDGNISEESAGFEWEDDFPLLPLPTSSAGEPQGTESAARFSRFTVSPSGASRFSITHVSDSDTDSAGGSSEDGDKE